ATGGTGAAAAGCCGTTCTAACATAAACTTCGCGGTTGTAGGCCGTATCGCTACAGGATGGGTCATCACTCCTGTAATCGCAGCGGCAATGTGCTATGTTGCCCTCTTTTTTGCGCAAAATGTCTTTGAACAACAGGTGGTTGACCGGAGTGCACAGACCGCTTCCGGCCTGCCGGCTACCCCTTTGCAAACCGAAGTAGTTCCCTTTAAAAATACTGTGCAGCTGAAGCCCGTGGACTGTGATTTGGCAGGTCCGTTAATTTTGGAAACGGCAGCGCCGGCTGTGCTTTATCCTTCAATTCATTAGTTACAAAAGGTACATACCTATGAAAATCCAGAAAGTATTATTGCTCTTGCCGGCCCTGATATTAGGGTTTGCAGCGATCTTTAGCGGGCTTCATGCGCGTCAGGTCGACACTACAAAAATTCATTCGGCCATTATGAATCCCGGAGAAGTAAGAGAAGGCATTCTGGTCTATGAAGATCCTTCCAGCGACTGGTACATCTGGTCAGATCACCGCATTTACTGGGATGCTGCGGTGTATATGGGTGACAATTCGAATCAGGAAACCCTGCCAATGACCAACGGAGCCATGCTTCGCCGCGGCATTATTCAGTTCAAGGCTACCATGTACCGCGACTGGGAAGCTTACATCGATTTGAATGCTTCACAGGGAGATGCACTCACGCCGCGCGATATGTGGGTTGCGCGCCATTTTCGCGGGGATTTTCACAACTTCTTTATTCAGGCCGGTAACTTTAAGGAAGCAACCGGAATTGAGCGTCTCACAAGTTCCCGACTCATCACCTTTATGGAGCGCGGCGGAGATGGCATTTTTGAAGACGGACGCCGTAAAGGACTTGCACTTACCTATTTCAACCCGCATATATGGGCACAGGCCGGAACCTGGGGGCAGGAAATTGATCAGCGTCGCTTCACACAGGATAACGAAGCCTGGGGTTTCAACGGGCGCGTAGCATATACTCCGATTCGTCAGGATCGTCGCATCGTGCATATCGGCGCATGGGCTTCCGTAAGGCCGCCTGATGCCGATAACAACAGCCGCGTACGTCTTCGCGGCCGCCCCGAAAGCCGCATCGCAAGCAACGATTCCCAGCGCT
This genomic stretch from Cyclonatronum proteinivorum harbors:
- a CDS encoding OprO/OprP family phosphate-selective porin, whose amino-acid sequence is MKIQKVLLLLPALILGFAAIFSGLHARQVDTTKIHSAIMNPGEVREGILVYEDPSSDWYIWSDHRIYWDAAVYMGDNSNQETLPMTNGAMLRRGIIQFKATMYRDWEAYIDLNASQGDALTPRDMWVARHFRGDFHNFFIQAGNFKEATGIERLTSSRLITFMERGGDGIFEDGRRKGLALTYFNPHIWAQAGTWGQEIDQRRFTQDNEAWGFNGRVAYTPIRQDRRIVHIGAWASVRPPDADNNSRVRLRGRPESRIASNDSQRFLNTGQISDVNNYTRYGLELGTVLGPLQVQGEYKTFNVNRKNDLPNPSFWSGYVKASYFITGESRGYFADEGEFGNFDHPRNSWGAVQLALRYSRTNLNDESAGIMGGDQEIITLGLNYFATRYIRFYFNYAFVRSDENANGAGSLIPFNYTYFQTRMMVRLP